One part of the Nostoc sp. PCC 7120 = FACHB-418 genome encodes these proteins:
- a CDS encoding PEP-CTERM sorting domain-containing protein: MKLLPKLALTAASLTIGIATIGTQIASAAIVNYAFTIDSPANKGKGFFSFDDSTFSNDSIPEALVQSLSFQFDGDSTIYTEKDAIAYPFFPVVLSTKYLTGKPTIGLSYSFYDKTNPAEPIVYEIVDNNFTILSGTSSNTEIGFGTVTYSQIPEPATLGGTLLTFGFVVLGKRKSKLMKKSHL, encoded by the coding sequence ATGAAATTATTGCCAAAATTAGCCCTTACGGCTGCTAGCCTGACAATAGGTATTGCTACTATAGGCACACAAATTGCATCTGCGGCAATTGTTAATTACGCTTTTACCATTGATAGTCCCGCCAATAAAGGCAAGGGCTTTTTTAGTTTTGATGATTCAACTTTCAGTAATGACAGCATTCCTGAAGCTCTAGTACAGTCACTCTCTTTCCAATTTGATGGTGACTCTACCATTTACACCGAAAAAGATGCGATCGCTTACCCATTCTTTCCCGTAGTACTCTCAACTAAATACTTAACAGGAAAGCCAACTATCGGGTTAAGCTATTCATTTTATGATAAAACTAATCCGGCTGAACCAATAGTTTACGAAATCGTTGATAATAACTTTACAATCCTTTCCGGCACTTCCAGCAACACAGAAATTGGCTTTGGCACTGTAACTTATTCACAAATACCTGAGCCTGCAACTTTAGGTGGGACTCTGTTGACTTTTGGGTTTGTTGTTTTAGGGAAAAGAAAGTCAAAACTCATGAAAAAATCTCACCTGTAA